One segment of Alnus glutinosa chromosome 2, dhAlnGlut1.1, whole genome shotgun sequence DNA contains the following:
- the LOC133861250 gene encoding agamous-like MADS-box protein MADS1 — protein MEISDQTPEGSSQRKMGRGKIEIKRIENTTNRQVTFCKRRNGLLKKAYELSVLCDAEIALIVFSSRGRLYEYANSSVRTTIERYKKACTESSNSASVSEANAQFYQQEASKLRKQIRETQNLNRHILGEALSSMTLKELKNLEVKLEKGISRIRSKKNEMLAADIEFMQKREADLQNENNYLRAKIAENERAQEQLPTASLMPATAYESATSSQAYDRNYLPVNLLESNHVYSRTDQTALQFV, from the exons ATGGAGATTTCGGATCAAACACCGGAGGGCTCTTCGCAGAGAAAAATGGGAAGAGGCAAAATTGAAATTAAGCGGATCGAAAACACAACAAATCGGCAAGTTACCTTCTGCAAGCGCCGCAACGGCTTGCTCAAAAAAGCCTACGAATTATCTGTTCTTTGCGATGCTGAAATTGCACTCATCGTCTTCTCCAGCCGTGGCCGCCTCTATGAGTACGCTAACAGCAG TGTCAGAACAACGATTGAAAGGTACAAGAAAGCATGTACTGAATCCTCAAACTCGGCATCTGTTTCCGAAGCTAATGCGCAG TTTTACCAGCAAGAGGCATCCAAACTTCGAAAACAGATCCGGGAAACCCAAAATCTGAACAG GCATATACTGGGTGAAGCGCTTAGCAGTATGACCTTGAAAGAACTGAAGAACCTGGAGGTAAAATTGGAGAAAGGAATCAGCAGAATTAGATCCAAAAAG AATGAAATGCTTGCCGCTGACATCGAGTTCATGCAAAAGAGG GAGGCTGACCTGCAAAATGAAAACAATTATCTGCGAGCAAAG ATAGCTGAAAATGAGAGAGCACAAGAGCAGCTACCGACAGCAAGCTTGATGCCAGCAACTGCGTATGAGTCCGCCACGTCTTCACAAGCGTACGATCGGAACTACCTCCCTGTAAACCTTCTGGAATCCAACCACGTCTACTCCCGCACAGACCAGACAGCTCTCCAATTTGTGTAA